The following DNA comes from Diceros bicornis minor isolate mBicDic1 chromosome 12, mDicBic1.mat.cur, whole genome shotgun sequence.
GCAAGCTGAAGCGCCACATGAAGACGCACATGCACAAGTCATCCCCCATGACGGTCAAGTCCGACGACGGCCTCTCCACCGCCAGCTCCCCGGAACCCGGCACCAGCGACCTGGTGGGCAGCGCCAGCAGCGCGCTCAAGTCCGTGGTGGCCAAGTTCAAGAGCGAGAACGACCCCAACCTGATCCCAGAGAACGGGgacgaggaggaagaggaggacgacgaggaagaggaagaagaggaggaagaggaggaggaggagctgacgGAGAGCGAGAGGGTGGACTACGGCTTCGGGCTGAGCCTGGAGGCGGCGCGCCACCACGAGAACAGCTCGCGGGGCGCGGTGGTGGGCGTGGGCGACGAGGGCCGCGCCCTGCCCGACGTCATGCAGGGCATGGTGCTCAGCTCCATGCAGCACTTCAGCGAGGCCTTCCACCAGGTCCTGGGCGAGAAGCATAAGCGCGGCCACCTGGCCGAGGCCGAGGGCCACAGGGACACTTGCGACGAAGACTCGGTGGCCGGCGAGTCGGACCGCATAGACGATGGCACTGTTAACGGCCGCGGCTGCTCCCCGGGCGAGTCGGCCTCGGGGGGCCTGTCCAAAAAGCTGCTGCTGGGCAGCCCCAGCTCACTGAGCCCCTTCTCCAAGCGCATCAAGCTCGAGAAGGAGTTCGACCTGCCCCCGGCCGCGATGCCCAACACCGAGAATGTGTACTCGCAGTGGCTCGCGGGCTACGCGGCCTCTAGGCAGCTCAAAGATCCCTTCCTTAGCTTCGGAGACTCCAGACAATCGCCTTTCGCCTCCTCGTCGGAGCACTCCTCGGAGAACGGGAGCTTGCGTTTCTCCACGCCGCCCGGGGAGCTGGACGGAGGGATCTCGGGGCGCAGCGGCACGGGAAGTGGAGGGAGCACGCCCCATATTAGTGGTCCGGGCCCGGGCAGGCCCAGCTCAAAAGAGGGCAGACGCAGCGACACTTGTGAGTACTGTGGGAAAGTCTTCAAGAACTGTAGCAATCTCACTGTCCACAGGAGAAGCCACACGGGCGAAAGGCCTTATAAATGCGAGCTGTGCAACTATGCCTGTGCCCAGAGTAGCAAGCTCACCAGGCACATGAAAACGCATGGCCAGGTGGGGAAGGACGTTTACAAATGTGAAATTTGTAAGATGCCTTTTAGCGTGTACAGTACCCTGgagaaacacatgaaaaaatggcaCAGTGATCGAGTGTTGAATAATGATATAAAAACTGAATAGAGGTATATTAATACCCCTCCCTCGCTCCCACCTGACACCTCTTTTTTTCACCACCCCCTTTCCCCATCGCCCTCCAGCCCTACTCCCTCTAGGATTTTTTTCTAGTTCATgtgatttaaacaaacaaacaaacaaacagaagtaACGGAAGCTAAGAATATGAGAGTGCTTGTCACCAGcacacctattttttttttttctttttctttttctttttttcctttatgttctCACCGTTTGAATGCATGATCTGTATGGGGCAATACTATTGCATTTTACGCAAACTTTGAGCCTTTCTCTTGTGCAATAATTTACATGttgtgtatgttttttttttttttaaacttagacAGCATGTATGGTATGTTATGGCTATTTTAAATTGTCCCTGATTCGTTGCTGAGCAAACATGTTGCTGTTTCCAGTTCCAttctgagagaaaaagagagagagagagaaaaagaccaTGCTGCATACATTCTGTAATACATATCATgtacagttttattttataatgtgaGGAGGAAAAACAGTCTTTGGATTAACCCTCTATAGACAGAATAGACAGCACTGAAAGAAAATCTCTGTGAGCTAAATGTCTGTCTCTAAAGGGTTAAATGTATCAattggagaggagaaaaaggcCTTGAATTGacaaattaacagaaaaataaaacaagtttattctatcatttggttttaaaatatgagtGCCTTGGATCTATTTAAACCATGTTGATGGTTCTTTCTACTTGTTATAAACTTGTAGCTTAATTCAGCATTGGGTAAGGTAATAAACCTTAGGACCTAGCATATAATTCTATATTGTATTTCTCACAACAATGGCTACCTAAAAATATGACCCATTATGTCCTAGTTAATCATCATTTTCCCTTTAGTTTAATCTTGTGAGCGACACTGATTATACCAGTATAAAAGCTATTTTGCTCCTGGTGAGAGCTTAAAAGAAATGGGCTGTTTTGcccaaagttttattttttttaaatgatgattaAATTGAATGTGCACCGTGCAAAAGCCCTGGAACGTGATTAAATATATTAGTAaggaattcattttatgaagagaCTTGTTTTCagtaatgtcttttaaaaaaaattctggcaCCAAAAGAAATAGATCCAGATCCACTTGGTTGTCAAATGGACAATCAAATGATAAACTTGAAGACCTCGTAGACCAGATTAAAAAGAAGAGGCTGACAATAGAGTTCGACAGAGGGTAACAGAGGAAAAAGATGTGTGACTTATTAGCACAACGTGGTACTATTTGCCATTTTAAACTAGAACAGGTATATAAGCTAATACTGATACAATGATGATTAACTATGAATTCTTAAGACTTGTGTTTAAATGTGACgttcttaaaaaagaagagaaagaattttaAGAGTAGCAGTATATATGTCTGTGCTCCCTAAAAGTTGTACTCCATTTCTTTTCCATACACTGTGTGCTATTTGTGTTAACATGGAAGAGgattcattgtttttattttatttttttaattttttcttttttattaagctAGCATCTGCCCCAGTTGGTGTTCAAATAGCACTTGACTCTGCCTGTAATATCTGTATCTTTTCTCTAATCAGAGATACAGAGGTTGAGTATAAAATAAACCTGCTCAGATAGGACAATTAAGTGCACTGTACAATTTTCCCAGTTTACAGGTCTATACTTAAgggaaaagttgcaagaatgctgaaaaaaaaaattgaacacaaTCTCATTGatgagcatttttaaaaaaaactttgccaGCCATTTACTTGACTAATGAGCTTACTTACTCGGATTCAACATTGCAAGCGCTGTGAATGGAGAACAGAATACACTTAACATAGAAATGAATGATTGCTTTTGCTTCTACAGTGCAAGgatttttttgtacaaaacttttttaaatataaatgttaagaaaaatttttttaaaaaaaaacacttcattaTGTTTAGGGGGGAACTGCATTTTAGGGTTCCATTGTCTTGGTGGTGTTACAAGACTTGTTATCCATTTGAAAATGGTAGTGGAAATTCTATGCCTTGGATACACACCGCTCTTCAGGTTGTAAAAAAACATACATTGGGGAAAGGTTTAAGATTATATAGTACTTAAATATAGGAAAATGCACACTCATGTTGATTCCTATGCTAAAACACATTTATGgtcttttttctgtatttctagAATGGTATTTGAATTAAATGTTCATCTAGTGTTAGGCACTATAGTATTTATATTGAAGCTTGTATTTTTAACTGTTGCTTGTTCTCTTAAAAGGTATCAATGTACCTTTTTTggtagtggaaaaaaaaaaaagacaggctgccacagtatatttttttaatttggcagGATAATATAGTGCAAATTATTTGtatgcttcaaaaaaaaaaagagagaaacaaaaaagtgtgacattgtacagatgagaagcCATATAATGGCGGTTTGGGGGAGCCTGCTAGAATGTCACACGGATGGCTGTCATAGGGGTTGTACATatccttttttgttcctttttcctgCTGCCATACTGTATGCAGTACTGCAAGCTAATAACGTTGGTTTGTTATGTAGTGTGCTTTTTGTCCCCTTTCTTCTATCACCCTACATTCCAGCATCTTACCTTCATAtgcagtaaaagaaagaaaaaaaaaggaaaaaaaaaaaaagaaacaatgttttgcagtttttttcATTGCCAAAAACTAAATGGTGCTTTATATTTAGATTGGAAAGAATTTCATATGCAAAGCATATTAAAGAGAAAGCCCGCTTTAGTCAATACTTTTTTGTAAATGGCAATGCAGAATATTTTGTTATTGGCCTTTTCTATTCCTGTAATGAAAGCTGTTTGTCGTAActtgaaattttatcttttactaTGGGAGTCACTATTTATTATTGCTTATGTGCCCTGTTCAAAACAGAGGCACTTAAtttgatcttttatttttctttgtttttatttttttttatttggatgaCCAAAGGTCATTACAACCTGgctttttattgtatttgtttctggTCTTTGTTAAGTTCTATTGGAAAAACCACTGTCTGTGTTTTTTTGGCAGTTGTCTGCATTAACCTGTTCATACACCCATTTTGTccctttattgaaaaaaataaaaaaaattaaagtacacAATGTAAGCTTCTTGTGTCCTCATTTGACACACTCTGTAAATTACTTTCAAGAAAATAACAGGTTTTAAGAGAAGGCCAGTCAGtctttttcagattatttctATGGGCATTTTGATGCATGTATTATACCCTAAAAGAATATAAAGTACTTACTATATTAAAATAGACATATCTCAAACCATGGAAATAGTTTTTAGACTTTACAGTTCTAGAATAATTTTCAAGAAATGGAAGATGTTTGCAGTCTGATGTTAAAAACTTTCCCTCCATCTCTTAGTAGTAATCCGTTCAGATATAAATGAAAACGGGTAATAGCATCttaaacttttatttcctttggatttttTGCTGTTCTTGTTGTCTTAAAGTTCTTTTCTATTCTCCCATCCCTGCCGTATCTTAGAACATAATGtaaaaacagtttttttaaaaatcagctcttTTGTTTCCACATAAGAGTCTTTTCTCATGCCAAAATAACTCCACCGCCCCCCCCCCAATCTAAAAATCCAGAAACGAAAGCATCaggtgaaaaagagagagaaagagagaaaagaaagaaagcagtgaCCACGAGTTTAGCCAGATGTGGCCAAATCTGTGGAATCAGCTGCTGATTTCCTGAGCTATATGGTTTTTGCCTCGTGATTCTGAGATTCTAAGACCCCAGGCAGGACAGATCTTTTAGGTGTTTTTGAGGTCTTCCTGGCTGATAGCAAATGAGGATGGGAATACCCTTCAATTATCTTTTGGCCAACAGATTTAAGAAAGGAAACAACGTCTTTGAAAAGCAAGTTAGGTCTATTTTAAAAACCCTCCTTAGAAATCTTTGTTGTCGGGTTTACAAATACTGCATGTTGCAGCATCTATTTGCTTTATTAAACACATACCTCTGTGATACTGTCTCCCTGTTCCCAGTGTAGATGATGGATACGACATCGTTCTTATTTTtgtaaaaaccaaaacaaaagccgTTCTGTTGTCTTCTTGTGGTAGCATTTTTGTTGCTCAGTTCTTATGCCCTGGTGCCTGTGAGGTGGCCTTTTCATGTAATGCCTTTTATCTGAGGCAAGAAT
Coding sequences within:
- the BCL11A gene encoding B-cell lymphoma/leukemia 11A isoform X2 — its product is MSRRKQGKPQHLSKREFSPEPLEAILTDDEPDHGPLGAPEGDHDLLTCGQCQMNFPLGDILIFIEHKRKQCNGSLCLEKAVDKPPSPSPIEMKKASNPVEVGIQVTPEDDDCLSTSSRGICPKQEHIAGKDEPSSYTCTTCKQPFTSAWFLLQHAQNTHGLRIYLESEHGSPLTPRVGIPSGLGAECPSQPPLHGIHIADNNPFNLLRIPGSVSREASGLAEGRFPPTPPLFSPPPRHHLDPHRIERLGAEEMALATHHPSAFDRVLRLNPMAMEPPAMDFSRRLRELAGNTSSPPLSPGRPSPMQRLLQPFQPGSKPPFLATPPLPPLQSAPPPSQPPVKSKSCEFCGKTFKFQSNLVVHRRSHTGEKPYKCNLCDHACTQASKLKRHMKTHMHKSSPMTVKSDDGLSTASSPEPGTSDLVGSASSALKSVVAKFKSENDPNLIPENGDEEEEEDDEEEEEEEEEEEEELTESERVDYGFGLSLEAARHHENSSRGAVVGVGDEGRALPDVMQGMVLSSMQHFSEAFHQVLGEKHKRGHLAEAEGHRDTCDEDSVAGESDRIDDGTVNGRGCSPGESASGGLSKKLLLGSPSSLSPFSKRIKLEKEFDLPPAAMPNTENVYSQWLAGYAASRQLKDPFLSFGDSRQSPFASSSEHSSENGSLRFSTPPGELDGGISGRSGTGSGGSTPHISGPGPGRPSSKEGRRSDTCEYCGKVFKNCSNLTVHRRSHTGERPYKCELCNYACAQSSKLTRHMKTHGQVGKDVYKCEICKMPFSVYSTLEKHMKKWHSDRVLNNDIKTE
- the BCL11A gene encoding B-cell lymphoma/leukemia 11A isoform X5 gives rise to the protein MSAEYAPQGICKDEPSSYTCTTCKQPFTSAWFLLQHAQNTHGLRIYLESEHGSPLTPRVGIPSGLGAECPSQPPLHGIHIADNNPFNLLRIPGSVSREASGLAEGRFPPTPPLFSPPPRHHLDPHRIERLGAEEMALATHHPSAFDRVLRLNPMAMEPPAMDFSRRLRELAGNTSSPPLSPGRPSPMQRLLQPFQPGSKPPFLATPPLPPLQSAPPPSQPPVKSKSCEFCGKTFKFQSNLVVHRRSHTGEKPYKCNLCDHACTQASKLKRHMKTHMHKSSPMTVKSDDGLSTASSPEPGTSDLVGSASSALKSVVAKFKSENDPNLIPENGDEEEEEDDEEEEEEEEEEEEELTESERVDYGFGLSLEAARHHENSSRGAVVGVGDEGRALPDVMQGMVLSSMQHFSEAFHQVLGEKHKRGHLAEAEGHRDTCDEDSVAGESDRIDDGTVNGRGCSPGESASGGLSKKLLLGSPSSLSPFSKRIKLEKEFDLPPAAMPNTENVYSQWLAGYAASRQLKDPFLSFGDSRQSPFASSSEHSSENGSLRFSTPPGELDGGISGRSGTGSGGSTPHISGPGPGRPSSKEGRRSDTCEYCGKVFKNCSNLTVHRRSHTGERPYKCELCNYACAQSSKLTRHMKTHGQVGKDVYKCEICKMPFSVYSTLEKHMKKWHSDRVLNNDIKTE
- the BCL11A gene encoding B-cell lymphoma/leukemia 11A isoform X1; this translates as MSRRKQGKPQHLSKREFSPEPLEAILTDDEPDHGPLGAPEGDHDLLTCGQCQMNFPLGDILIFIEHKRKQCNGSLCLEKAVDKPPSPSPIEMKKASNPVEVGIQVTPEDDDCLSTSSRGICPKQEHIADKLLHWRGLSSPRSAHGALIPTPGMSAEYAPQGICKDEPSSYTCTTCKQPFTSAWFLLQHAQNTHGLRIYLESEHGSPLTPRVGIPSGLGAECPSQPPLHGIHIADNNPFNLLRIPGSVSREASGLAEGRFPPTPPLFSPPPRHHLDPHRIERLGAEEMALATHHPSAFDRVLRLNPMAMEPPAMDFSRRLRELAGNTSSPPLSPGRPSPMQRLLQPFQPGSKPPFLATPPLPPLQSAPPPSQPPVKSKSCEFCGKTFKFQSNLVVHRRSHTGEKPYKCNLCDHACTQASKLKRHMKTHMHKSSPMTVKSDDGLSTASSPEPGTSDLVGSASSALKSVVAKFKSENDPNLIPENGDEEEEEDDEEEEEEEEEEEEELTESERVDYGFGLSLEAARHHENSSRGAVVGVGDEGRALPDVMQGMVLSSMQHFSEAFHQVLGEKHKRGHLAEAEGHRDTCDEDSVAGESDRIDDGTVNGRGCSPGESASGGLSKKLLLGSPSSLSPFSKRIKLEKEFDLPPAAMPNTENVYSQWLAGYAASRQLKDPFLSFGDSRQSPFASSSEHSSENGSLRFSTPPGELDGGISGRSGTGSGGSTPHISGPGPGRPSSKEGRRSDTCEYCGKVFKNCSNLTVHRRSHTGERPYKCELCNYACAQSSKLTRHMKTHGQVGKDVYKCEICKMPFSVYSTLEKHMKKWHSDRVLNNDIKTE